The nucleotide window ATGGCCATACTCGGGTGTCGCCTGATTGGGCTGGATGATCCCCGGTCCCATACTCAAATAAAAAAGCTCATTGTCTACCTTGAAATGGATCGGTGCGCAGGGGATGCCGTGGCCCATGTAACAGGCGTAAAGCTGGGCAGGCGGAGTTTGAAATTTATGAATTACGGAATTATGGCAGCCACATTTCTCAACCTTGAAACCCAGAAAGCCTTCCGGATCATATCCACAGAAGAATCAAGAGATCTTGCACAATTTTATGCGCCGGAAATTGAAGGAAAAGCAGCCCAGCAACTTGCGGCGTACAAGCGCATGCCGGACTATGTTCTGTTCAGGGTTCAGGAGGTAAATACCTTTCTTAAAGATTACGACATGCCCGGCCCGACCCGCAGTAAAACCATATGCAGCCGGTGCGGCCAGGTGGTAAGGGATCATCGCGAGGTAATGATTGACAATATGCCTGTCTGCCGACCATGCACGGAAAAGGTCTATTTTTCAGATCCCCATGAAATATCAATGGGAGATATGGATTGGGCCCCGGTAAACAAGAACACTGTTTTAGACACCCATATGATGGAAAACCAAAATTAAAAACAAGCTTAAATAAAACACCTCAAAAGGATTCCCACCAAAGAATCTTTACATGAACTGGGTTTGGATTATGTGAGCAACGATTTTGAAAAGCGGGGGCTATTAACTGAGAATGAAGATCTGCCTTCTACGGAAGAATACCAGGAAAATACTGGTAAACATGAAGGACTAACCAACAGATGACTGCATTGGATTAGTTATGCTTGAAAGATATTGTTCCATAAGCCATTTTTAAATAACTTAATTTAACAGGAGGCAAAAACAGTGAGTAGCAGAATTTTACCAAAATTTGAATTGTTCATGCCGGAAAGTATCGAGCAGGTTGTTGATTGTCTTGGCAAGCATGGCAATAACGCTGCCGTTATGGCAGGCGGAACCGACTTGATGGTTCGTATGAAATCCGGGTTTTCCCCGGAGTATGTTGTCAGCCTTTCCAATGTGCCGGGGCTTGACCATGTTATATATGATGAAGATAAGGGATTGACCATCGGAGCGATGGCAACCTTAAATCAGGTGCTTGAATCCCAGGATGTTAAAGACAACTATCCGGCTCTCCATAAATCAGCCTATGAAAATGGAACGGAGCAGACACGTAATGTTGCCACTGTTGTTGGAAATATTTTAAATGCCTCTCCGGCAGGGGATTGTGCATGTGCGATCCTTGCATTAGGAGGATATGTTGTCCTGCATGGTCCTGATGGCAGTCGTCAGGTTAATATTGACGATTTCTGGATTAATTATCGTGAAACGGAAAAGAAAACTGATGAATTTGCAGTAGAAGTTGTTATCCATCCCTCGAAAAACAGTAAATCTTCTTTCTCTGCTTTAACCAGAACTAAAAAAGATCTGGCAAAAATAAATGCGGCAGCTGCCATTACAATGGAAAAAAACATCTGCTCCAAGGCCCGCCTGGCAATGGGGGCCGTTGGCCCGACCCATATCCGCCTCAAAAAATGTGAAGCCTTGTTGGAAGGGCATGAAATTAATGACGACATCCTTGAAAGGATTGTTGAACTTGCCCCAACAGAGATAAATCCCATTGATGATGTTCGTTCCTCTGCAGAATACAGGCGCAGCGTTTCAGGTGTTTTAATGAAAAAAGTCATTAAAGAAATTTTGAGTTAAACTCAAGAAAAAGGGATGTATGAAATGAAAACATGTGATATTACGCTTTTTGTCAATAAAGAACAATACAGCATGACCATTCCTGTGAACAGAACTCTTCTCCAGGTACTCAGGGATGATTTGGAGCTTATGGGAACAAAATATGGTTGCGGAACAGGAGAGTGCGGTTCCTGTACAGTCCTTATGGACGATAAACCTATTCTATCCTGCCTGACACTGGCTGCGGTTATGCACAAAAAAAATATAACCACCATCGAAGGCCTTGAGGAGGATGGTGTTTTGCATCCTGTCCAAGAGGCTTTTGTTGAAAAAAATGCGGTTCAATGCGGATTCTGCACACCAGGCATGATTATGAAATCCACGGCTTTGCTGGCAAAAAACTCAAACCCCACAGAGGCTGAAATCAGAAGTCATCTGGAAGGAAATATTTGTCGCTGCACAGGCTATGTGAAAATCATTGATGCTGTTCAATATGCCAGCAAACAAATGGACAAGTAAAAGGAGGATTTCCCATGGCTTCTATTATAGGCAAACGAATTCCAAAAATTGATGCAAAAGCAAAAGTGACGGGCCGGGCGGCTTATGCGGGTGATCTTAAATTCCCGGGAATGCTGTATGGAAAAGTTGTTCGGTGTATGAAGTATGCCCATGCCAGGGTGTTAAATCTTGATATATCTGAAGCGCAAAAAGTTCCCGGGGTTGTGAAGATTCTCGGTCCGGATGATGTGACGCAAAAGAAATATTCAAACTGGGTGATTGATCTCTTTTACCCGAAAAACTTTGCTGAGCTTGTAGGTGATCTTGATGATCAAAACATATTTACAAACCATGTGAGACACCAGGGGGATGCCATTTGCGGAATCATCGCAAGAACCGAAGAGCTTGCGGAAGCTGCGGCAAAACTGATCAAGGTTGAATATGAAGAACTTCCTGTTTATCACACGGCAACACAGGCAAAAAATGAGGAAGCTTTTCAGATTGATTCCCAAAAACCGGGCAACTTGGCATTTGAGCTGCCTGAACAGGTTTTTCCCGGCAATACTTATGGCTGGGGCGATGCGGAAGAATTGATGAAAGAGGCCGATCTGGTGGTTGAAGATACTTTTTATGTACCAAAGGTAAAGCAATGCCAGATGGAAAACCACACCTATATTTCACTTTATGACGATGAAGGCAGAATGAACTGCTGGTCCTCCACCCAGATGCCCAAGCCGGTCCAAAAAAAGATTTCAGACCTGTTTGAACTTCCAATGAATAAGGTTAAGGTTAATCAGACCATTATTGGCGGTGCTTTTGGGGTGAAGCTGGGGATGATCATGGAACCTGAGGCCTGTGCCATGGCAATGAGTGTGCCCGGAAAGTATGTTAAGGTCTCTGCCTTAAGGGAAGAAGACTGGCTAATGTCCGAAAGCCGCCATCCGGGAGAATACTCAATTAAGATCGGACTGAAAAATGATGGCACTCCAATTGCCTGCACGGCAAATTTTTTAACCAATGGGGGCGGGTATTACAGCCATTCTTCCGGAGCGCCTGCCGTGGCCGGAACCTGGATGATCGGAATGTACAAATTTGCGGCCTGTAATTTCAAATGCCAGCGATACTATACCAACCAGATGAACTGCGGTGCATTCAGGGGGTATGGAAATCCCCAGACTAATTTTGTTTTGGAACAGATCATTGACCGGGCCTTGAAAAAACTGGATATTGATCCTGTGGAATGGAGGCGAGAATGGCATAAAACCACCGGTGATGACGGATGGATGCTTGGGGTTCCCTATTCTTCTTGTGCCCTTGATGCCTGTCTCGACCAGGGTGCTGAATCGTTTGGCTGGTTCGAAAAACGCAATAAATACAAGACACAGACCGGGACAAAAAGAAGAGGGATCGGGGTTGCAGTCATGAACCATACAAGCGGTGCCTTTCCGTTTCTCCATGAACACACCACATGTACTGTTAAGCTTAATGAAGATGCTTCCGCAGAAATCATAACATCGGCATCTGACCTGGGCACAGGTGCCCACACAGCCTTACAGCAAATCGCAGCAGAAACACTGGGGTTTGACTTAGAGAAGGTACATATGAAGGTTGGAGACTCGGATGCTGCAGGCTATGATATCGGCGCCCATGCCAGCCGTACTATTTATGTGGCAGGCCTTGCCGTACTAAAGGCGTGTAATGATGCAAAAGATCAAATCCTTGAAAAGGCAGCCATCAGCCTTGAAACTGATAAGGAGGCTCTTGAAATAATTGATCAAAAGGTCTGTGTTAAGAAAGATCCGAATACCTTCATCTCAGTGGAGCAAATATGCTATGAAGGTGTTAACGCTTTTCTTGACGGTGCTACAGGTCAAAGAATAGGTACCCCGGGACAAATCCAGGGATATTCAAGCCATTATGCCGAACATAATTCTCCCCCGTTTGCAGCGTGTTTTGTTGAAGTTGAAGTGGACACGCAAACAGGCGAAGTGGCAGTGATTGAAGTTGTAAGTTCTCATGATATAGGCAAGGCCATCCATCCGCCATCGGTTGAAGGCCAACTGGAAGGCGGTGTACACCAGGGCCTTGGAATGGTTCTTACTGAAGAGACCTATTATAATGAAAAAGGGCTTTGCGTGAATAATAATTTCACTGATTATAAAATGTTCGGACCTTCAGATATGCCTGTCTGCAAATCCATACTGGTTGAAGAACCTGATCCTATAGGGCCATACGGCGCAAAAAGTTGCGGCGAATCCGGACTTGTAGCTCCTACAGGTGCGACTGCAAACGCAGTTTATAATGCCATCGGCATCCAGTTCACCGGCGCACCCATTACGGCGGAAAAAATACTGAAAGCTATTAAGGAATTCGGCATTGATTCCGATACCATCCTTCCATTCGGATATGGTTGCGAGGACAATGATATCCCGAATTTAAAATAAAGAAAGGTGGCTTAAAAAGAAGGATTAGTCCCTGTTCATTCTGTCAACAGGATTTGGATGGGATGAACAGGCTCACCAAGATTATTTTAATGGAGAACCAATGGACCGTAAACTTATACTCATGCGTGGTGGTGGAGACTTGGGTTCTGCAGTTGCACACAAACTTTACAGGTGCGGCTTCAGAGTTGTTATTTCAGAGGTTGAAAATCCTCTGGTGGTCAGAAGAACCGTTTCTTATGCCCAGGCGGTGATAGAAGGTGAATCCATAGTTGAAGGCGTAAAGGCTGTTCTTGTTAAAACCCAGGATGATATTATTCCAGCCATATCCCATGGCGATATTCCTGTTTTTATTGATCCTCAATTAGATATCATTGAGCGCTTGAAACCCTATGCCGTTATTGATTCAACCATGTCAAAAAAAAACAGGGGCATGAACATTCAAATGGCGCCCCTTACCCTGGCCCTTGGTCCAGGATTTAAAGCAAAAGAGGATGTCGATGCCGTTATAGAAACCAAACGAGGCCATTTCCTGGGCAGGATAATCTACAATGGCCAGGCCATCGCCAATACAGGTATTCCCGAGAGTGTCAACGGCTATGGCAAAGAGAGGGTTCTAAGGGCTCCTTGCCAGGGAACTGTAATGCATAAACGGGAAATAGGAGATTTTATAAATAAAGGTTGCGTCATCTGTTCTGTTAACAACGAGCCGGTTAAAGCTCCTTTTGATGGAATGCTGAGAGGATTGATCATG belongs to Desulfobacula toluolica Tol2 and includes:
- the yqeB gene encoding selenium-dependent molybdenum cofactor biosynthesis protein YqeB — encoded protein: MDRKLILMRGGGDLGSAVAHKLYRCGFRVVISEVENPLVVRRTVSYAQAVIEGESIVEGVKAVLVKTQDDIIPAISHGDIPVFIDPQLDIIERLKPYAVIDSTMSKKNRGMNIQMAPLTLALGPGFKAKEDVDAVIETKRGHFLGRIIYNGQAIANTGIPESVNGYGKERVLRAPCQGTVMHKREIGDFINKGCVICSVNNEPVKAPFDGMLRGLIMQGASVKKGLKIGDVDPRCKKEYCYSFSDKARAVAGGVLEAVLHHLHHARIPNQ
- a CDS encoding (2Fe-2S)-binding protein, encoding MKTCDITLFVNKEQYSMTIPVNRTLLQVLRDDLELMGTKYGCGTGECGSCTVLMDDKPILSCLTLAAVMHKKNITTIEGLEEDGVLHPVQEAFVEKNAVQCGFCTPGMIMKSTALLAKNSNPTEAEIRSHLEGNICRCTGYVKIIDAVQYASKQMDK
- a CDS encoding xanthine dehydrogenase family protein molybdopterin-binding subunit gives rise to the protein MASIIGKRIPKIDAKAKVTGRAAYAGDLKFPGMLYGKVVRCMKYAHARVLNLDISEAQKVPGVVKILGPDDVTQKKYSNWVIDLFYPKNFAELVGDLDDQNIFTNHVRHQGDAICGIIARTEELAEAAAKLIKVEYEELPVYHTATQAKNEEAFQIDSQKPGNLAFELPEQVFPGNTYGWGDAEELMKEADLVVEDTFYVPKVKQCQMENHTYISLYDDEGRMNCWSSTQMPKPVQKKISDLFELPMNKVKVNQTIIGGAFGVKLGMIMEPEACAMAMSVPGKYVKVSALREEDWLMSESRHPGEYSIKIGLKNDGTPIACTANFLTNGGGYYSHSSGAPAVAGTWMIGMYKFAACNFKCQRYYTNQMNCGAFRGYGNPQTNFVLEQIIDRALKKLDIDPVEWRREWHKTTGDDGWMLGVPYSSCALDACLDQGAESFGWFEKRNKYKTQTGTKRRGIGVAVMNHTSGAFPFLHEHTTCTVKLNEDASAEIITSASDLGTGAHTALQQIAAETLGFDLEKVHMKVGDSDAAGYDIGAHASRTIYVAGLAVLKACNDAKDQILEKAAISLETDKEALEIIDQKVCVKKDPNTFISVEQICYEGVNAFLDGATGQRIGTPGQIQGYSSHYAEHNSPPFAACFVEVEVDTQTGEVAVIEVVSSHDIGKAIHPPSVEGQLEGGVHQGLGMVLTEETYYNEKGLCVNNNFTDYKMFGPSDMPVCKSILVEEPDPIGPYGAKSCGESGLVAPTGATANAVYNAIGIQFTGAPITAEKILKAIKEFGIDSDTILPFGYGCEDNDIPNLK
- a CDS encoding FAD binding domain-containing protein; protein product: MSSRILPKFELFMPESIEQVVDCLGKHGNNAAVMAGGTDLMVRMKSGFSPEYVVSLSNVPGLDHVIYDEDKGLTIGAMATLNQVLESQDVKDNYPALHKSAYENGTEQTRNVATVVGNILNASPAGDCACAILALGGYVVLHGPDGSRQVNIDDFWINYRETEKKTDEFAVEVVIHPSKNSKSSFSALTRTKKDLAKINAAAAITMEKNICSKARLAMGAVGPTHIRLKKCEALLEGHEINDDILERIVELAPTEINPIDDVRSSAEYRRSVSGVLMKKVIKEILS
- a CDS encoding FmdE family protein, which gives rise to MSLRKNFETLLNESAIIHGHLCSGQVIGVRMAILGCRLIGLDDPRSHTQIKKLIVYLEMDRCAGDAVAHVTGVKLGRRSLKFMNYGIMAATFLNLETQKAFRIISTEESRDLAQFYAPEIEGKAAQQLAAYKRMPDYVLFRVQEVNTFLKDYDMPGPTRSKTICSRCGQVVRDHREVMIDNMPVCRPCTEKVYFSDPHEISMGDMDWAPVNKNTVLDTHMMENQN